A single window of Pirellulales bacterium DNA harbors:
- a CDS encoding caspase family protein: MGNLSEGKIDSTDSGQAFYWFFAARLGAVGMRRLVVATILTASALGRGWPACPPALADGHPPQAAPAVGAPRLMVQLGHADSVTAVAYSADGKLILTGSWDATAALWDVASGEELRRLVGHSTKISSVAFSPDGTRVLTGSWDCTARLWDTASGKELRRFEGPSREVNAVAFSPDGKRVLTGSSDGLAYLWEIESGQEVLRFVGHAGAIKSVAFSADGRQVLTGSDDQTARLWDAATGKIIRGFTGNSGAINAVAFAPRQKWLLAGAADGTLRLWDAASGREIRRFEGHKDGVLSVAFSPDGQQILSGGFDKTARLWEVAAGKEIRHFEGHADAVASVAFSPDGSKIVTGSFDKTARLWNTSSGRPIFRLAGQAEPVWSVAFAPDGKQILTAGNDALADNKSAARLWDFVAGKEMYRFGQRSNRVTSAALSPSGKQVLSGSFDHIASLWDAATGKEVRRFAGHSDRVNSVAFSPDGKQILTGSADNTARLWEAASGKEIHRLVGHTQAVFSVAVSPDGKQLLTGSWDGSARIWDAAGGKEIRRFHQGADHITSVAFSPDGKQILTGSAYNMARLWNVASGKEIRRFDHRHVNSVRSVAFSPDGKQALTGSLDGTARLWDTATGMEIRSFEGHSAEVTSVAFSPDGRKVLTGSLDCTSRLWDAATGKELCVLVSFADGDWAIVDSTGRFDASNGGSVAGLHWVVGNEPIELAQLKERYYEPGLLAKKMGFNPEPLRNVEGLTNPKLFPAIVLSPPKANDPALEIALTNRGGGIGRVVVRINGKELLADARGTAHDPNAPSLALKIPLPPNQPLLIAGRPNKIEVEAYNAEGYLRSRGLEFDYEPPSPASTEPPRIWILVAGVSNYRGESLRLHYAAKDASDFAKAVEIGAKRLFGPDRVHLALLSGSPADPRHRPTRANLLAAFQAIRDGNAKSSDVLVVYLAGHGVNYGGQDGDFYFLTCDAQSADLSDPAVRQSVALSGKEIAEQINSVPALKQVLLLDTCASGRLIEKLTEKRDVPTSQVRALDRLKDRTGMFVLAGCAADSVSYEASRYGQGVLTYSLLLGLRGSALREDQFVDVDKLFGFAADEVPQLAHDLGGIQRPVIAVPKGSASFDIGQLLLSDREQIPLQPARPLVLRSTFGDEDAFDDVLRLSKRVDEMLRSSSIRGSKRGVVFVDAREIPDGYRLIGRYKTSDGKTTVTAKLFCDQQKPIEFSITGESKQPDELAQKIVAEVEKLVSGDAAR, translated from the coding sequence GTGGGCAACCTTTCCGAAGGTAAGATTGATTCGACGGATAGCGGCCAAGCGTTTTATTGGTTCTTCGCGGCTCGATTGGGAGCGGTTGGAATGCGCCGGCTTGTCGTGGCAACAATCCTGACGGCGAGCGCGCTAGGCCGTGGCTGGCCGGCTTGCCCGCCCGCCCTCGCCGATGGGCATCCGCCGCAAGCCGCGCCCGCGGTCGGAGCGCCGCGATTGATGGTCCAATTGGGGCACGCGGATTCAGTCACGGCGGTGGCCTATTCAGCGGACGGAAAGCTGATATTGACGGGAAGTTGGGACGCCACGGCCGCGCTCTGGGATGTGGCGAGTGGTGAGGAGCTCCGCCGCTTGGTGGGGCACTCGACCAAAATTTCCTCGGTCGCCTTCTCGCCGGATGGGACGCGTGTTTTGACCGGCAGTTGGGACTGCACTGCCAGACTCTGGGACACCGCCAGCGGCAAGGAGCTTCGTCGCTTCGAAGGACCGTCCCGCGAAGTCAATGCGGTCGCTTTCTCTCCGGACGGCAAGCGGGTGTTGACGGGTAGTTCAGACGGATTGGCTTATCTCTGGGAGATCGAGAGCGGGCAGGAAGTCTTGCGTTTTGTCGGACATGCCGGGGCCATCAAATCGGTCGCATTTTCAGCAGATGGTCGTCAGGTCTTGACCGGCAGCGACGATCAAACGGCGCGGCTGTGGGACGCGGCAACCGGCAAGATAATTCGTGGTTTCACTGGAAATTCCGGCGCGATCAATGCGGTGGCCTTTGCTCCACGGCAAAAATGGTTGTTGGCCGGCGCCGCCGACGGCACGCTTCGGCTATGGGACGCCGCGAGCGGCAGGGAAATTCGCCGTTTCGAAGGGCACAAGGATGGCGTTCTCTCGGTCGCCTTCTCGCCCGACGGCCAGCAGATTCTGAGCGGCGGATTCGACAAGACAGCTCGGTTGTGGGAAGTCGCCGCGGGCAAGGAAATTCGCCATTTCGAAGGGCATGCGGATGCGGTCGCATCCGTGGCCTTCTCGCCGGATGGCTCGAAGATCGTCACCGGCAGCTTCGACAAGACGGCACGGCTCTGGAACACGTCGAGCGGCCGGCCAATCTTTCGCCTCGCGGGCCAGGCGGAGCCGGTCTGGTCTGTCGCCTTTGCTCCGGATGGAAAGCAAATTCTGACCGCCGGCAACGACGCCCTCGCGGACAACAAATCGGCGGCGCGATTATGGGACTTCGTCGCCGGAAAGGAAATGTACCGCTTCGGTCAGCGTTCGAATCGGGTGACTTCAGCCGCACTATCTCCGAGCGGCAAGCAGGTCTTGAGCGGAAGTTTCGATCACATCGCAAGCCTCTGGGACGCGGCGACCGGCAAGGAAGTGCGCCGCTTCGCGGGTCATTCGGATCGCGTCAATTCCGTCGCGTTCTCTCCCGACGGCAAACAGATTTTGACCGGCAGCGCCGATAACACCGCACGGCTCTGGGAAGCGGCAAGCGGCAAGGAAATCCATCGTCTCGTCGGGCACACGCAGGCCGTCTTTTCCGTCGCTGTTTCTCCCGATGGCAAGCAACTCTTGACCGGAAGCTGGGATGGCAGCGCGCGGATCTGGGACGCCGCCGGCGGCAAGGAAATCCGCCGCTTTCATCAAGGCGCGGATCATATCACGTCGGTCGCCTTTTCTCCCGATGGCAAACAGATTCTGACCGGAAGCGCCTACAACATGGCGCGGCTTTGGAACGTGGCTAGCGGCAAGGAAATCCGCCGCTTCGACCACCGGCATGTGAATAGCGTCCGCTCGGTCGCCTTTTCACCAGACGGCAAGCAGGCCTTGACCGGAAGTTTGGATGGCACTGCCCGGCTCTGGGATACCGCCACCGGGATGGAAATCCGCTCGTTCGAAGGCCATTCGGCCGAAGTCACGTCGGTCGCCTTTTCTCCCGATGGCAGAAAGGTGTTGACCGGAAGTTTGGACTGCACCAGTCGGCTTTGGGACGCCGCGACGGGCAAAGAGCTGTGCGTCTTGGTGAGTTTTGCCGACGGCGATTGGGCGATCGTCGACTCGACCGGGCGATTCGACGCCTCCAACGGCGGGAGCGTCGCAGGACTTCACTGGGTCGTCGGCAACGAACCGATCGAATTGGCGCAGCTCAAAGAGCGCTATTACGAGCCGGGGCTGTTAGCCAAGAAAATGGGTTTCAATCCCGAACCGCTGCGCAATGTCGAAGGTCTTACGAATCCGAAGCTCTTTCCGGCCATCGTGCTTTCCCCGCCAAAGGCGAACGATCCGGCGTTGGAAATCGCGTTGACCAATCGTGGAGGCGGCATCGGCCGAGTGGTGGTTCGGATCAATGGCAAGGAGTTGCTGGCCGATGCCCGGGGAACCGCGCACGATCCCAACGCGCCGTCGCTGGCACTCAAGATCCCTCTGCCGCCCAACCAGCCGCTATTGATTGCCGGGCGACCCAATAAGATCGAGGTCGAAGCGTACAACGCCGAAGGCTATCTTCGCAGTCGTGGCTTGGAATTCGACTACGAGCCGCCGAGCCCGGCATCGACCGAGCCGCCGCGGATTTGGATTCTTGTCGCGGGCGTATCGAACTACCGTGGCGAATCGCTGCGACTCCACTATGCGGCCAAGGATGCAAGCGACTTTGCCAAGGCGGTCGAAATCGGCGCCAAGCGGCTGTTCGGACCCGATCGTGTTCACCTCGCGTTGCTAAGTGGTTCGCCGGCCGATCCGCGGCATCGCCCGACGCGGGCCAACCTGCTGGCCGCCTTCCAGGCAATCCGCGACGGCAACGCCAAGTCGAGCGATGTTTTGGTCGTCTATCTGGCGGGCCATGGCGTGAACTATGGCGGGCAAGATGGCGATTTTTATTTTCTAACGTGCGATGCACAAAGCGCCGACCTCAGCGATCCGGCCGTGCGGCAGAGCGTCGCGTTGTCGGGTAAGGAAATTGCCGAACAGATTAACAGCGTGCCGGCGTTGAAGCAGGTGTTGTTGCTCGACACCTGCGCCTCCGGCCGCCTGATCGAAAAGTTGACCGAGAAGCGCGACGTGCCGACCAGCCAAGTACGTGCCTTGGATCGGTTGAAAGACCGTACGGGGATGTTCGTGCTGGCGGGATGCGCGGCTGATTCGGTCAGCTACGAGGCGTCGCGGTATGGCCAGGGCGTGCTGACCTATAGTTTGCTGCTCGGCCTGCGCGGCAGCGCTTTGCGGGAAGATCAATTTGTCGATGTCGACAAATTGTTCGGCTTCGCAGCCGACGAAGTGCCGCAGTTGGCCCACGATCTCGGCGGCATCCAGCGGCCGGTGATCGCGGTGCCCAAGGGGAGCGCGAGTTTCGATATCGGCCAGTTGCTTTTGTCGGACAGGGAACAGATTCCGCTGCAGCCCGCCCGTCCGTTGGTGCTCCGCAGCACGTTTGGCGACGAGGATGCGTTCGACGATGTTTTGAGGCTATCGAAGCGCGTGGACGAAATGCTCCGCAGCAGTTCGATCCGCGGCTCGAAGCGCGGCGTCGTGTTCGTGGATGCCCGCGAAATCCCGGATGGCTATCGGCTGATCGGGAGATACAAAACAAGCGACGGCAAGACCACCGTCACCGCAAAACTGTTTTGCGATCAGCAGAAACCGATCGAGTTCAGCATTACGGGCGAATCCAAACAGCCGGATGAGTTGGCCCAAAAGATCGTGGCCGAGGTTGAAAAACTTGTTAGCGGCGATGCCGCGCGCTAG